A stretch of Limanda limanda chromosome 7, fLimLim1.1, whole genome shotgun sequence DNA encodes these proteins:
- the LOC133004611 gene encoding tripartite motif-containing protein 16-like — MDTHRFCCSICLNPLKDPVTTVCGHSYCKSCINTHWDNGEERGSYSCPQCRQTFTPRPVPVKNTMLADLLEELKKTGLQAAPADHCYAGPEHVACDVCTGRKRKSLKSCLNCLASYCEKHIQPHLQSPPLKRHKLVEPSEKLQENICSRHDEVMQMFCRTDQQCVCYRCSVEEHKDHDTVSASAEWTERQRELGLRRQTIQQRVQDTEKDVKLLHQEEEDVNGSADKAVEDSEEIFTELICLLEKRSSDVKQQIRSQQETEVSQVRELQERLEQEITELKRKDHELKQLSDTEDQHQFIYNYPSLSPLSESTHSSSIRIRPLRDFEDVTAAVSQTKTEILQIVSQVLLPQPQPRTRADFLEYSHKITLDPNTAHKGLLLSEGNRKVKHMREGRQSYSNHPDRFTDWDQVLSRESLTGRCYWEVEMEVKGRAGVHVAVTYKNISRAGVSSVFGNNDESWSLYCGGTIHDFNYNSIKTPVSGRRSSRVGVYLDHSAGVLSFYRVSDTMTRLHRVRTNFTQPLYAGVRVYPRSTAEFCLHPTRKQRRSAAPRLVVYTGR, encoded by the exons atggacacacacagattctgctgttcgatctgtctgaaTCCACtcaaggatccggtgactactgtctgtggacacagctactgtaagagctgtattaacacacactgggacaatggggaggagagaggaagctacagctgtcctcagtgtagacagaccttcacaccaaGGCCGGTCCCagtgaaaaacaccatgttagctgatctactggaggagctgaagaagactggactccaagctgctcctgcagatcactgctatgctggacctgaacatgtggcctgtgatgtctgcactgggagaaaacggaaatctcttaagtcctgtttgaattgtttggcctcttattgtgaaaaacacatccagcctcatcttcagtcccCTCCATTGAAGAGGCACAAGCttgtggagccctcggagaagctccaggagaacatctgttctcgtcacgacgaggtgatgcagatgttctgccgcactgatcagcagtgtgtctgttatcgctgctctgtggaggaacataaagaccacgacacagtgtcagcttcaGCAGAatggactgagaggcagagagagctcgggctgaggagacaaacaatccagcagagagtccaggacacagagaaagacgtgaagcttcttcaccaggaggaggaggacgtcaatggctctgctgataaagcagtggaggacagtgaggagatcttcactgagctgatctgtctgctggagaaaagaagctctgatgtgaagcagcagatcagatcccagcaggaaactgaagtgagtcaagtcagagagcttcaggagagactggagcaggagatcactgagctgaagaggaaagaccatgaactgaagcagctctcagacacagaggatcagcaCCAGTTTATatacaactacccctcactgtcaccactcagtgaatctacacactcttccagcatcaggatccgtccactgagggactttgaggacgtgacagcagctgtgtcacag acaaagacagagattttacagattgtgtctcaagttttactgccacaaccacaGCCAcggaccagagctgacttcttagaATATTCACAtaaaatcacactggatccaaacacagcacacaaagggctgttattatctgagggaaacagaaaagtaaaacaTATGAGAGAAGGTCGtcagtcttattctaatcacccgGACAGATTCACTGATTGGGATCAGGTCCTGAGtcgagagagtctgactggacgttgttactgggaggtggagatggaggtgaaggggAGAGCAGGGGTtcatgtagcagtcacatacaagaatatcagcagagcaggagtcTCATCTGTATTTGGAAACAATGAtgaatcttggtcattatattgtggTGGAACCATTCATGACTTTaattacaacagcatcaagactccagtgtcaggtcgtcggtcctccagagtaggagtgtacctggatcacagtgcaggtgttctgtccttctacagagtctctgacaccatgactcgcCTCCACAGAGTCCGGACCAacttcactcagcctctctatgctggagttagagTTTATCCtcgatccacagctgagttct
- the pmelb gene encoding premelanosome protein b, which produces MWTLTGLLLLLAAASHTVAKPKNRFTHYPSWNTKMYPIWKDADPRYIDSWKGGRVSFNVANDSPTLTGAKVTFSIDLEFPHNQRVQPDGDVVWAEDCTVNGTKHRESEPVFPTQSTDWEAVFPDGTPVKKDKKPAYVFVWKTWGQYWQVADGPSSSLTIATDDVPLGSYTMDIVIYHYRSKERFIPLGYASTQFSITDQIPFAVSLDQVNDAVAGDLRFILNRAIAFTITLHDPSQYLRDADITFNWDFGDESGALISRELSVTHTYIRSGSFKPQVVIQAVIPDKACDPPVETPTTAPGPHPELGSTVRAPALASALPLLVSTKATGLRVSIGPSDTEEDNTEDEASTASVTQPAQETPAVTKTPSPTNRQAPAASDGRRGLAAGAKRTLTGRATAVVVAKRQAGDKPSDDDCVIYRYGSFCTGIEVFEGIGKVEITQMSNAVMATPEVERKVLDITVTCQGSFPKEVCSVILDAECLKPIHSECNTVEPSTECQLVLRHFFNDSGVYCINVSMANDISLAVTSARFHVEMGPAVSSSGAVAMLLGVLVLVLAAGIVAYSYKRFKTYRPLREDSLPSGGRQLDATQSGSGASIFWNLLNRRGAVDNCPLLQERPV; this is translated from the exons ATGTGGACGCTCACCGGACTGTTGCTGTTGCTGGCAGCAGCTTCACACACTGTGGCCA agCCCAAAAACCGTTTCACTCATTATCCTTCATGGAACACGAAGATGTACCCGATCTGGAAAGATGCAGACCCACGATACATAGACTCCTGGAAAG gaggaagagtgagCTTCAATGTCGCCAATGATTCACCGACTCTGACCGGAGCCAAAGTGACCTTCAGCATCGACCTGGAGTTCCCTCACAACCAGAGGGTGCAGCCGGACGGGGACGTCGTTTGGGCCGAAGACTGCACAGTCAACG GAACCAAACACCGCGAGTCGGAGCCCGTGTTCCCGACACAGAGCACAGACTGGGAGGCGGTTTTCCCTGATGGGACGCCAGTGAAGAAGGACAAGAAGCCGGCCTACGTGTTCGTGTGGAAGACCTGGG GTCAGTACTGGCAGGTGGCCGAcggcccctcctcctctctgaccatCGCCACAGACGACGTCCCACTGGGCTCCTACACCATGGACATCGTGATCTACCACTACCGGAGCAAAGAGAGGTTCATTCCTCTGGGATACGCCTCCACCCAGTTCTCCATCACTG ATCAAATCCCCTTCGCCGTCTCCCTGGACCAAGTCAACGACGCCGTGGCCGGGGACCTGCGCTTCATCCTGAACAGGGCGATCGCCTTCACCATCACCCTCCACGACCCCAGCCAGTACCTCCGAGACGCAGACATCACCTTCAACTGGGACTTCGGGGATGAGAGTGGAGCTCTCATATCCAGGGAGCTCTCCGTCACCCACACCTACATCCGCTCCGGCTCCTTCAAGCCTCAGGTGGTGATCCAGGCTGTCATCCCGGACAAGGCCTGCGATCCGCCAGTTGAGACCCCGACCACGGCCCCTGGTCCACACCCTGAACTGGGTTCCACAG TGAGAGCTCCTGCACTGGCATCTGCTCTCCCTCTACTGGTTTCCACCAAGGCCACTGGTCTGCGTGTCAGCATTGGGCcttcagacacagaggaggacaacACCGAGGATGAGGCCTCCACTGCCTCCGTCACTCAGCCGGCACAGGAAACACCTGCAGTCACAAAGACCCCCTCCCCCACCAACCGCCAGGCGCCGGCGGCCTCTGACGGGAGGCGTGGCCTGGCAGCAG GTGCAAAGCGAACCCTGACAGGCCGAGCTACAGCGGTGGTGGTTGCTAAGAGACAAGCCGGTGATAAACCCTCTGACGACGACTGTGTGATCTATCGCTACGGCTCCTTCTGCACCGGCATCGAGGTGTTCG AGGGAATCGGAAAGGTGGAGATAACACAAATGAGCAATGCTGTGATGGCAACACCGGAGGTGGAGAGAAAGGTGTTGGACATCACCGTCACCTGCCAGGGAAG CTTTCCTAAAGAGGTGTGCAGTGTGATCCTGGATGCCGAGTGCCTGAAGCCGATCCACTCGGAGTGCAACACGGTGGAGCCTTCGACGGAGTGTCAGCTGGTGCTGCGGCACTTCTTCAACGACTCCGGTGTCTACTGCATCAACGTGTCCATGGCCAACGACATCAGCTTAGCCGTCACCAGCGCCAGATTCCACGTTGAGATGg GTCCTGCTGTGTCCTCCTCTGGAGCAGTTGCCATGTTGCTGGGTGTGCTGGTGCTGGTTCTAGCAGCAGGAATAGTGGCATATTCCTACAA GCGCTTCAAGACCTACCGACCTCTGAGGGAGGACTCGCTCCCGTCTGGAGGCCGGCAGCTCGACGCGACTCAGAGCGGCTCTGGAGCCTCCATCTTCTGGAACCTCCTGAACAGACGAGGAGCCGTGGACAACTGCCCCCTGCTGCAGGAGCGGCCGGTGTGA
- the LOC133005616 gene encoding tripartite motif-containing protein 16-like, whose translation MDTHRFCCSICLNPLKDPVTTVCGHSYCKSCINTHWDNGEESGSYSCPQCRQTFTPRPVPVKNTMLADLLEELKKTGLQAAPADHCYAGPEHVACDVCTGRKRKSLKSCLNCLASYCEKHIQPHLQSPPLKRHKLVEPSEKLQENICSRHDEVMQMFCRTDQQCICYRCSVEEHKDHDTVSASAEWTERQRDLGLRRQTVQQRVQDTEKDVKLLQPEEEDVNGSADKAVEDSEEIFTELICLLEKRSSDVKQQIRSQQETEVSQVRELQERLEQEITELQRKDHELKQLSDTEDQHQFLYNYLSLSPLSESTHSSSIRIRPLRDFEDVTAAVAQVRGQLQDILSETKTEILQIVSQVDVLLPQPELETRADFLEYSRKITLDPYTAHKGLLLSEGNRKVKHMREGQSYSNHPNRFTVWDQVLSRESLTGRCYWEVEVEVKGGAGVHVAVTYKNISRAGVSSVFGNNDESWSLFCGGTIHDFNNNSIKTPVSRRRISRVGVYLDHSAGVLSYYSISDTMTLLHRVQTTFTQPLYAGLSVYPRSTAEFCKLK comes from the coding sequence atggacacacacagattctgctgttcgatctgtctgaaTCCACtcaaggatccggtgactactgtctgtggacacagctactgtaagagctgtattaacacacACTGGGACAATGGGGAGGAGAgtggaagctacagctgccctcagtgtagacagaccttcacaccaaGGCCGGTTCCagtgaaaaacaccatgttagctgatctactggaggagctgaagaagactggactccaagctgctcctgcagatcactgctatgctggacctgaacatgtggcctgtgatgtctgcactgggagaaaacggaaatctcttaagtcctgtttgaattgtttggcctcttattgtgaaaaacacatccagcctcatcttcagtcccCTCCATTGAAGAGGCACAAGCttgtggagccctcggagaagctccaggagaacatctgttctcgtcacgacgaggtgatgcagatgttctgccgcactgatcagcagtgtatctgttatcgctgctctgtggaggaacataaagaccacgacacagtgtcagcctCAGCAGAatggactgagaggcagagagatctcgggctgaggagacaaacagtccagcagagagtccaggacacagagaaagacgtgaagctgcttcaaccggaggaggaggacgtcaatggctctgctgataaagcagtggaggacagtgaggagatcttcactgagctgatctgtctgctggagaaaagaagctctgatgtgaagcagcagatcagatcccagcaggaaactgaagtgagtcaagtcagagagcttcaggagagactggagcaggagatcactgagctgcagaggaaagaccatgaactgaagcagctctcagacacagaggatcagcaCCAGTTTCTATACAACTACctctcactgtcaccactcagtgaatctacacactcatccagcatcaggatccgtcctctgagggactttgaggacgtgacagcagctgtggcaCAAGTCAGAGGTcaactacaggacattctgagtgagactaagacagagattttacagattgtgtctcaagtggatgttttgctgccacaaccagagctagagaccagagctgacttcttagaATATTCACGtaaaatcacactggatccataCACAGCACACAAAGggctgttattatctgagggaaacagaaaagtaaaacaTATGAGAGAAGGtcagtcttattctaatcacccaaACAGATTCACTGTTTGGGATCAGGTCCTGAGTCGAGAGAgcctgactggacgttgttactgggaggtggaggtggaggtgaagggcGGAGCAGGAGTtcatgtagcagtcacatacaagaatatcagcagagcaggagtcTCATCTGTATTTGGAAACAATGATGAATCTTGGTCATTATTTTGTGGTGGAACCATTCATGACTTTAataacaacagcatcaagactccagtgtcaCGTCGTCGGatctccagagtaggagtgtacctggatcacagtgcaggtgttctgtcctatTACAGcatctctgacaccatgactctccttcacagagtccagaccacattcactcagcctctctatgctggactTAGTGTTTATCCtcgatccacagctgagttctgtaaactcaaatag